Proteins encoded in a region of the Bradyrhizobium sp. CB3481 genome:
- a CDS encoding DNA polymerase Y family protein, whose product MPPPLSLTLPRKGGGNNSGAPVDTSSHTTSAQTYPTVVVAKQHNAILIHSLDEAAVRAGLSIGLPLANARAICPEMTVFDADEVADRKTLEDIADWCDRFAPLVALDSPYGLYLDITGCAHLFGGERALLQIVMGALSHRGFTVSAAIASTAICARTLTRHASGKIVADGEEAEAVAPLPVSALGTEDAIIAGLRRAGLKTIGDVALRAPHEITARFGAAFTARLQQALGQGDGPISPRKPLPDYIVEKRFPDPVATDTVIAMNLLALAAMLVTAMDKQGKGARKLEASFFRTDGAVRTISVETGRPVTKPEMIDRLFRERLEALNDPLDPGFGFDLIRLSASRTEIVVQQQRDLDANVHDNDELSALIDRIAARIGGKRVVVHLPADTHIPESAVLAVAAQHHLAAATQAAWPERIEGEPPLRPLRLFEKPEPIKVPFATVPDGPPHQFTWRRVTHAVVRVEGPERIAMEWWKPNGDGPTRDYFRIEDEAGRRFWIFRGGLYDSEPADEEGEPAPVRWFVHGLFA is encoded by the coding sequence TTGCCGCCACCCCTCTCCCTAACCCTCCCCCGCAAGGGGGGAGGGAACAACAGTGGTGCGCCGGTTGATACCTCCAGCCACACGACCAGTGCGCAAACTTACCCCACCGTCGTCGTCGCCAAGCAGCACAATGCCATCCTGATCCATTCGCTGGATGAGGCCGCCGTCCGCGCCGGCCTTTCGATCGGCCTGCCGCTCGCCAATGCCCGCGCGATCTGCCCTGAAATGACGGTGTTCGACGCCGATGAAGTGGCCGACCGCAAGACGCTCGAGGACATCGCCGACTGGTGCGATCGCTTCGCGCCGCTGGTGGCGCTCGATTCTCCATACGGGCTCTATCTCGACATCACCGGCTGCGCTCATCTGTTCGGCGGCGAACGCGCGCTGTTGCAGATCGTCATGGGCGCGCTGAGCCACCGCGGCTTTACGGTTAGCGCCGCGATCGCCTCCACCGCGATCTGCGCCCGCACGCTGACGCGGCACGCCTCCGGAAAGATCGTCGCCGACGGCGAGGAGGCGGAAGCTGTCGCGCCACTGCCGGTCTCCGCGCTCGGCACTGAAGATGCCATCATCGCCGGTCTGCGCCGTGCAGGATTGAAGACCATCGGCGACGTCGCCTTGCGTGCGCCCCACGAAATCACCGCGCGGTTCGGCGCGGCCTTTACGGCACGGTTGCAGCAGGCGCTCGGGCAGGGCGATGGGCCGATCAGCCCGCGAAAGCCGCTGCCGGATTACATCGTCGAGAAACGTTTTCCCGATCCAGTTGCCACCGACACCGTGATCGCGATGAACCTCTTGGCGCTGGCTGCCATGCTGGTCACGGCGATGGACAAGCAGGGCAAGGGCGCCCGAAAGCTGGAAGCAAGTTTTTTCCGCACCGACGGCGCGGTGCGGACGATTTCAGTTGAAACCGGACGTCCGGTGACGAAGCCTGAGATGATCGACCGCCTGTTCCGCGAGCGGTTAGAGGCGCTCAACGATCCTCTCGATCCCGGCTTCGGTTTCGATCTGATCCGGCTTTCCGCCAGCCGCACCGAAATCGTGGTGCAGCAGCAGCGCGACCTCGACGCGAACGTCCATGACAATGATGAATTGTCCGCGCTGATCGACCGTATCGCCGCGCGCATCGGGGGAAAACGCGTCGTAGTGCATCTGCCCGCCGATACTCACATTCCCGAAAGCGCCGTGCTGGCGGTCGCTGCGCAGCATCATCTCGCCGCGGCGACGCAGGCAGCATGGCCCGAACGCATCGAGGGCGAGCCGCCGCTGCGTCCCTTGCGGCTGTTCGAAAAGCCAGAACCGATCAAGGTGCCTTTCGCCACCGTGCCTGACGGGCCGCCGCACCAGTTCACCTGGCGGCGCGTGACGCACGCGGTGGTGCGGGTGGAAGGACCCGAGCGGATCGCCATGGAATGGTGGAAGCCAAACGGCGACGGCCCGACGCGGGATTATTTCCGCATCGAGGATGAAGCCGGCCGGCGCTTCTGGATTTTTCGCGGCGGTCTCTATGACAGCGAGCCGGCGGATGAGGAGGGCGAGCCCGCGCCGGTCAGATGGTTCGTGCATGGGCTGTTCGCATGA
- a CDS encoding error-prone DNA polymerase translates to MKNFVPAYAEIGITSNFSFLRGGSDPRAYVHQASELGIPVIGLADHNTLAGVVRAYKELENPEVKHAPKLLIGARIVFVDDTPDILVYPRDRAAYGRLCQLLTRGKRGNDINRIEKGECHLRFEDLLDFAEGQLLVLALPHRFDAEGAQKILERLKASRADGVWLAASLLYRGDDRRRLAHLHHIARAAKVPLLATNEVLYHNPARRRLQDVLTCIREKTTIDAIGRRLEANAERHLKPVSEMARLFRDLPEAVAETMRFASRISFSLDQLKYQYPDEPVPPGKTAQQHLEDLTWAGVDKYFGGVIDDKLRATLRKELDLIAELKYAHYFLTVHDIVQYARSQNILCQGRGSAANSAVCYVLGVTSVDPTKVDLLFERFISKERLEPPDIDVDFEHSRREEVMQYVYRRYGRHRAAIIATVIHYRPRSAIRDVGKALGLTEDVTAALADTVWGSWGKGLNEMQVRQAGLDPQNAMVELAVELATELIEFPRHLSQHVGGYVLTQDRLDTYVPIGNAAMDDRTFIEWDKDDVDALSMMKVDVLALGMLTCIRKCFDLIAGHKGKRYELADIKAIDNDDVFKMLQRGESLGVFQVESRAQMNMLPRLKPKTFYDLVIEVAIVRPGPIQGDMVHPYLRRRNGKEKVSYPSPAPDQGPADELYRVLHKTLGVPLFQEQAMRIAIEAARFTSEEANGLRRAMATFRNVGTIGKYEDKLIGNMVARGYDPDFARSCFEQIKGFGSYGFPESHAASFAQLVYVSSWLKHYHPDAFCCGLLNSQPMGFYAPAQIVGDARKNGVEVREIDVSYSFAQNTLEEGDGKYCAVRLGFRQIDGFHWLDEDEERLKRMQASFRGTRSVNPESRGSGFTAIAAPQNDNIEREQDWADRIVAARRRRPFTSLEEFARDTGLPKRALILLADADAFRSIGLDRRAALWAVRRLPDDVPLPLFQAAVAREQPDENAKPLPQMPLPEQVVADYQTVRLSLKGHPMEFLREMFTRERVVPCKDVNHRNDRRRVSCAGVVLVRQRPGSAKGVVFMTLEDETGIANIVVWPKVMEQYRKEVMGARLILVEGYIQSSPEEVTHLVAQRMFDRSHDLIGLANDALSRKPPVPAGAALIEPLNDDRRDHADTPAQKIRHPRDVRILPPSRDFH, encoded by the coding sequence ATGAAAAACTTTGTTCCTGCTTATGCCGAAATCGGCATCACCAGCAATTTCTCGTTCCTGCGTGGCGGCTCCGATCCGCGCGCCTATGTGCATCAGGCGAGCGAGCTCGGCATTCCCGTCATCGGCCTCGCCGACCACAACACGCTGGCCGGCGTGGTGCGCGCCTACAAGGAGCTCGAGAATCCCGAGGTCAAGCACGCGCCAAAGCTCCTGATCGGCGCGCGGATCGTCTTCGTCGACGACACGCCCGATATTCTGGTCTATCCGCGCGACCGCGCTGCCTACGGCCGGCTCTGCCAGCTACTCACCCGCGGCAAGCGCGGCAACGACATCAATCGGATCGAGAAGGGCGAATGCCATCTGCGGTTCGAGGATCTGCTCGACTTCGCCGAGGGGCAGCTTCTGGTGCTAGCGCTGCCGCACCGTTTCGACGCAGAAGGCGCGCAAAAGATTCTGGAACGGCTAAAGGCGAGCCGCGCCGATGGCGTCTGGCTCGCCGCCAGCCTGCTCTACCGCGGCGACGATCGGCGCCGCCTTGCGCATCTGCACCATATCGCGCGCGCCGCCAAGGTGCCGCTGCTCGCGACCAACGAGGTGCTGTACCACAATCCCGCCCGCCGCAGGCTGCAGGATGTGCTGACCTGCATCCGCGAGAAGACCACGATCGACGCCATCGGCCGGCGGCTGGAGGCCAATGCCGAGCGCCACCTCAAGCCTGTCAGTGAAATGGCGCGGCTGTTTCGCGATCTTCCCGAGGCTGTTGCCGAAACCATGCGCTTTGCGAGCCGCATTTCATTCTCGCTCGACCAGCTCAAATACCAGTATCCGGACGAGCCGGTGCCGCCGGGCAAGACCGCACAGCAGCATCTGGAAGATCTCACCTGGGCCGGCGTCGACAAATATTTCGGCGGGGTGATCGATGACAAGCTGCGCGCGACCTTGCGAAAAGAACTCGATCTGATCGCCGAATTGAAATACGCGCATTATTTCCTCACCGTGCATGACATCGTGCAGTATGCGCGCAGCCAGAACATCCTCTGCCAGGGGCGGGGCTCGGCGGCGAACTCGGCCGTGTGCTACGTGCTCGGCGTCACCTCGGTCGATCCGACCAAGGTCGATTTGCTGTTCGAGCGCTTCATCTCCAAGGAGCGGCTGGAGCCGCCCGACATCGACGTCGATTTCGAGCATTCGCGGCGCGAGGAGGTAATGCAATATGTCTACCGCCGCTACGGCCGCCACCGCGCCGCGATCATTGCGACCGTCATCCATTATCGCCCGCGCAGCGCGATCCGCGATGTCGGCAAGGCGCTGGGGCTGACCGAGGACGTCACCGCGGCGCTTGCCGACACGGTGTGGGGAAGCTGGGGCAAGGGCCTCAACGAGATGCAGGTCCGCCAGGCCGGGCTCGACCCGCAGAACGCCATGGTCGAGCTTGCCGTGGAGCTCGCCACCGAGCTGATCGAATTCCCCCGCCATTTGTCGCAGCATGTCGGCGGCTACGTGCTGACGCAGGACCGGCTCGACACCTATGTGCCGATCGGCAATGCCGCGATGGATGACCGTACCTTCATCGAATGGGACAAGGACGACGTCGACGCGCTGAGCATGATGAAGGTCGACGTGCTCGCCCTGGGCATGCTGACCTGCATCCGAAAATGTTTTGACCTGATCGCCGGCCACAAGGGCAAGCGCTACGAACTGGCTGACATCAAGGCGATCGACAACGACGATGTTTTCAAGATGCTACAGAGGGGGGAGTCCCTCGGCGTGTTCCAGGTCGAGAGCCGCGCGCAGATGAACATGTTGCCGCGCCTGAAGCCGAAGACGTTTTACGATCTCGTCATTGAAGTCGCGATCGTGCGGCCAGGTCCGATCCAGGGCGACATGGTGCATCCGTATCTGCGGCGGCGGAACGGCAAGGAAAAGGTTAGCTATCCGTCGCCGGCGCCTGACCAAGGCCCGGCGGATGAACTGTACCGCGTGCTGCACAAGACGCTCGGTGTGCCGCTGTTTCAGGAGCAGGCGATGCGGATTGCGATCGAGGCGGCCAGGTTCACCTCCGAAGAGGCCAACGGCCTGCGCCGTGCGATGGCGACCTTCCGCAATGTCGGTACCATCGGCAAGTACGAAGACAAGCTGATCGGCAACATGGTCGCACGCGGCTACGATCCCGATTTCGCCAGAAGCTGTTTTGAGCAGATCAAGGGTTTCGGTAGTTACGGCTTTCCGGAAAGCCATGCCGCGAGCTTTGCCCAGCTCGTCTATGTCTCGTCATGGCTGAAGCATTATCACCCGGACGCGTTCTGCTGCGGCCTGCTCAATTCGCAGCCGATGGGCTTTTACGCCCCTGCGCAGATCGTCGGCGACGCCCGCAAGAACGGCGTCGAGGTCCGCGAGATCGATGTGTCCTACAGCTTTGCGCAGAACACGCTGGAGGAAGGGGACGGCAAATACTGCGCGGTGCGCCTCGGCTTCCGCCAGATCGACGGGTTTCATTGGCTCGATGAGGATGAGGAGAGGTTGAAGCGAATGCAGGCGTCATTCCGGGGCACGCGAAGCGTGAACCCGGAATCTCGAGGTTCCGGGTTCACTGCTATCGCAGCGCCCCAGAATGACAACATAGAAAGAGAGCAAGACTGGGCCGACCGCATTGTCGCCGCCCGCAGGCGCCGACCCTTCACCTCGCTTGAAGAGTTCGCCCGCGACACCGGCCTGCCGAAGCGCGCGCTGATCCTGCTCGCCGATGCCGATGCCTTCCGCTCGATCGGGCTCGATCGCCGCGCGGCGCTGTGGGCGGTGCGGCGGCTGCCGGATGACGTGCCGCTGCCGCTATTTCAGGCCGCGGTCGCCCGCGAGCAGCCCGACGAGAACGCAAAGCCGCTGCCACAGATGCCGCTGCCGGAGCAGGTGGTCGCCGACTACCAGACGGTCCGCCTGTCGCTGAAGGGCCACCCGATGGAGTTCTTGCGCGAGATGTTTACCCGGGAACGTGTCGTTCCCTGCAAGGACGTCAACCACAGGAACGACCGCCGCCGTGTCAGTTGCGCCGGCGTGGTGCTGGTGCGCCAGCGGCCGGGCAGCGCCAAGGGCGTCGTCTTCATGACGCTGGAGGACGAGACCGGCATCGCCAATATCGTGGTGTGGCCGAAGGTGATGGAGCAGTATCGGAAAGAGGTGATGGGCGCGCGCCTGATCCTGGTCGAGGGCTATATCCAGAGCAGTCCGGAGGAGGTGACGCATCTGGTGGCGCAGCGGATGTTCGACCGCTCCCACGATCTGATCGGCCTCGCCAATGATGCGCTGAGCCGCAAGCCTCCGGTGCCGGCAGGGGCAGCACTAATCGAGCCACTCAACGACGATCGCCGCGACCACGCCGATACGCCGGCCCAGAAAATCCGCCACCCGCGCGACGTCCGCATCCTGCCGCCGTCACGCGATTTTCATTGA
- a CDS encoding efflux RND transporter periplasmic adaptor subunit, whose amino-acid sequence MSKRRIAVAVLALIAVGGVLAAIAAMGPVNPAMWGPSAATPQEKRWQAVAPGRVEACSGQIKVSAAVVGVVHKVLVKANDKVFAGEPLIQLADDELRARLAAAEAQVAMRERARDERSATGSAKTRRKAQDAVADAERTLYDARSAVDRAAARLRTKAGSEADLTAARLALTRAQNELSTRQGELRTIDDDALPTSLEGQLTIARAEYAVARAALDKMTVRAPIDGTVLQVNVREGEAVSPGSPQPPLQLADLSALCVRSELDERDIGAVRVGQPVIVRATAFPGREFEGSVSSVAPLIEPGQLDPPGSRNQSDVDVVRVVVGLTVPGDLTIGMKADVYFRADKVAAP is encoded by the coding sequence ATGTCGAAGCGCCGGATAGCCGTGGCCGTCCTGGCCCTGATCGCAGTCGGCGGCGTGCTGGCTGCGATCGCAGCGATGGGCCCGGTCAATCCGGCGATGTGGGGCCCGTCGGCCGCCACGCCGCAGGAAAAGCGCTGGCAAGCCGTTGCGCCCGGGCGTGTTGAAGCCTGCTCCGGTCAAATCAAGGTCTCGGCGGCGGTCGTCGGGGTGGTTCACAAGGTATTGGTGAAGGCCAATGACAAGGTGTTTGCCGGCGAGCCGCTGATCCAGCTGGCCGACGATGAGCTGCGCGCGCGGCTCGCAGCGGCGGAGGCGCAGGTCGCCATGCGCGAGCGTGCGCGGGACGAAAGGTCCGCGACCGGCAGCGCCAAAACACGGCGCAAGGCCCAGGATGCCGTGGCCGACGCCGAGCGAACGCTATACGACGCGCGATCCGCAGTGGATCGGGCTGCCGCGCGGCTTCGAACCAAGGCCGGCTCGGAGGCAGACCTGACCGCCGCCCGGCTGGCGTTGACGCGCGCCCAGAACGAGCTGTCAACGCGGCAAGGGGAGCTTCGCACCATCGATGACGACGCTTTGCCCACTTCGCTGGAGGGGCAGCTGACGATCGCCCGGGCGGAATACGCCGTGGCGCGTGCCGCCCTCGACAAGATGACGGTGCGCGCACCGATCGACGGCACCGTGCTTCAGGTCAATGTGCGGGAGGGCGAGGCAGTTTCGCCGGGCTCGCCGCAGCCACCGCTGCAGCTTGCCGATCTCTCTGCGTTGTGCGTGCGCTCGGAACTGGACGAACGCGATATTGGCGCAGTCAGGGTCGGCCAGCCGGTGATCGTGCGGGCGACGGCATTTCCCGGCCGCGAGTTCGAAGGAAGCGTCTCGTCGGTCGCGCCGCTGATCGAGCCCGGCCAGCTCGATCCGCCCGGATCGCGCAATCAATCCGACGTTGATGTCGTCCGGGTCGTGGTCGGATTGACGGTGCCGGGAGACCTCACGATCGGCATGAAGGCCGATGTCTATTTCCGTGCCGACAAGGTCGCCGCGCCGTGA
- a CDS encoding ABC transporter ATP-binding protein, which produces MTEPLLEAVNVTKDLGTGAAKVAALKGVSLALKGGELTLLMGPSGSGKTTLLSILGCMLTPTAGTVRIRQHAIAGAEPEDLARLRREHVGFIFQSFHLFPTLSATDNVRMALDVRGEPSRAARARSREALAEVGLTHKIKAYPRELSGGEQQRVAIARAIVGNPSIILADEPTAALDGENGQAIMRILAGVARERERAVLIVTHDPRLLPFADRVVHIEDGRIIDEQRGKLQ; this is translated from the coding sequence ATGACCGAACCATTGCTCGAGGCGGTGAACGTAACGAAGGATCTTGGCACCGGCGCTGCGAAAGTGGCGGCGCTCAAGGGCGTCAGCCTGGCGCTCAAGGGCGGCGAGCTGACACTGCTGATGGGCCCCTCCGGGAGCGGCAAGACCACGCTGTTGTCGATTCTCGGCTGCATGCTGACGCCGACGGCCGGAACGGTTCGCATCCGCCAACACGCAATTGCGGGCGCTGAGCCCGAGGATCTGGCTCGTCTCAGGCGCGAGCATGTCGGCTTCATCTTCCAGTCGTTTCATCTGTTTCCAACCCTGTCTGCGACCGACAATGTGAGGATGGCGCTCGACGTCCGCGGCGAGCCCTCGAGGGCGGCGAGAGCGAGATCGCGTGAGGCGTTGGCCGAAGTCGGCCTGACCCACAAGATAAAGGCGTATCCGCGTGAACTCAGCGGCGGTGAGCAACAGCGCGTCGCGATCGCCCGGGCCATTGTCGGAAATCCGTCCATCATTCTTGCCGACGAGCCGACCGCCGCGCTCGATGGCGAGAACGGTCAGGCAATCATGAGAATACTCGCTGGAGTCGCCAGGGAACGCGAACGCGCCGTGCTGATCGTGACACATGACCCGCGGCTGTTGCCTTTTGCGGATCGCGTCGTCCATATCGAGGATGGACGGATCATTGATGAGCAGCGCGGCAAACTGCAATGA
- a CDS encoding ABC transporter permease codes for MPLVFTLAFRNLFHDRLRLTATVIGIVFSIVLVTIQMGLYLGFGRMVTTMIDHASADLWIMPRGTKCFEDPSLLNTRDRYRALAINGVADVIPLVIGFADWRMPSGAMTPVFVVGSDLRTGGLQPWDVVDGQIEALSSPKAVAVDRSYFDRLGISGVGATAEIRQQPVRVAAVTSGIRSFTTTPFVFMDVDRARTHTGVPPGKATYLLIRLTADANLDHVRRQLTSDITDVEILTSAEFRDRSRTFWLFSTGAGAALFAGALLGVIVGTVVVAQTLYASTKEHLNEFATLRAMGSSREYIYKVIVWQALLSAIIGFSIAALVSDVVVRITAATALPIVITPWLVGGLFVLTIVMCIGSSIAAIVQVTRIDPAMVFTR; via the coding sequence ATGCCATTGGTTTTCACCCTCGCCTTCCGGAATTTATTTCATGACCGGCTGCGGCTCACGGCCACGGTGATCGGGATCGTGTTTTCCATCGTTCTGGTGACCATCCAGATGGGTCTCTATCTCGGCTTTGGGCGCATGGTGACGACGATGATCGACCACGCCTCGGCCGATCTCTGGATCATGCCACGCGGAACGAAGTGCTTCGAGGATCCGTCCCTGCTGAACACACGTGATCGCTATCGCGCGCTTGCCATCAACGGCGTGGCCGACGTCATCCCTCTGGTGATCGGATTTGCAGATTGGCGCATGCCGAGCGGTGCGATGACGCCGGTTTTCGTCGTCGGTTCAGATCTGCGGACGGGCGGCCTGCAGCCATGGGACGTGGTGGACGGCCAGATCGAGGCGCTGTCGAGCCCGAAAGCGGTCGCAGTCGACAGGAGCTATTTCGATCGTCTTGGAATCTCCGGGGTTGGGGCGACCGCTGAAATCCGGCAGCAGCCCGTGCGCGTGGCGGCCGTGACGAGCGGCATCCGCTCATTCACCACCACTCCATTCGTTTTCATGGACGTCGATCGCGCGCGGACGCACACGGGCGTTCCGCCCGGCAAAGCCACCTATCTTCTCATCCGCCTGACCGCCGATGCGAATCTCGATCATGTTCGTCGTCAATTGACGTCCGATATCACTGACGTCGAAATTCTGACCTCGGCCGAGTTTCGTGACCGCAGCCGCACCTTCTGGCTATTCAGCACCGGCGCCGGTGCGGCGCTGTTCGCAGGCGCCCTGCTCGGCGTGATCGTCGGCACCGTCGTCGTCGCCCAGACGCTCTATGCCAGCACGAAAGAGCACCTGAACGAATTTGCCACCCTGCGCGCCATGGGCTCTTCCCGGGAATATATCTACAAGGTGATCGTCTGGCAGGCACTACTCAGCGCCATCATCGGCTTCTCGATCGCCGCGCTCGTCAGCGACGTCGTCGTGCGAATAACGGCGGCGACTGCGCTCCCGATCGTCATCACGCCCTGGCTGGTTGGCGGCCTGTTTGTGCTGACCATCGTCATGTGCATCGGATCATCCATTGCTGCGATCGTTCAGGTCACGCGCATCGACCCGGCCATGGTGTTCACGCGATGA
- a CDS encoding acyltransferase: protein MSSSSLALVNLRAAVILIVLAFHSVLPYLAFLPPTPYPFDQPPYLWLAFPIIDSQRWFGFDLFCAWQDVGLMSLMFFLSGLFVPSSLAGKGSRKFLSDRLLRIGLPMALAVIFLSPLAYYAAYRTTAVDPGLDAFWQSWLALPFWPCGPQWFLGQLVAFNILAAGIHRFIPGWNFRLARLAALADENPVRFGAGFAAISAAAYIPLLLTYSPFAWINVGPMAFQPTRPLHYLAYFLAGMAVGAHGLDRGLLRPDGILAQRWIVWLAAAFASFLLWAAATSATLPDWENAPLAAKLATGTGFAVACATSCLCSLAICLRFAHWRARAFDSLSANAYRIYLIHYVFAVWLQYALLGIGLFAIGKAVIVFCGTLIASWSMAAALGGALPVLRPRETVREARGA from the coding sequence ATGAGCAGCTCAAGTCTTGCCCTAGTCAATCTTCGGGCCGCTGTCATCCTGATCGTGCTGGCTTTCCATTCGGTGCTGCCCTACCTCGCATTCCTGCCGCCCACCCCATATCCGTTCGACCAGCCCCCTTATCTGTGGCTGGCTTTTCCGATCATTGATAGTCAACGCTGGTTCGGCTTCGACCTGTTCTGCGCCTGGCAGGACGTCGGCCTGATGAGCCTGATGTTTTTCCTTTCCGGCCTGTTCGTGCCGTCGAGCTTGGCCGGCAAGGGAAGCCGGAAATTCCTGTCCGACCGCCTGCTGCGTATCGGCTTGCCGATGGCGCTGGCCGTGATTTTTCTTTCGCCGCTTGCCTATTACGCCGCCTATCGCACGACGGCGGTCGATCCCGGCCTCGACGCCTTTTGGCAAAGTTGGCTCGCGCTGCCGTTCTGGCCGTGCGGACCGCAGTGGTTCCTGGGACAGCTTGTCGCGTTCAATATTCTCGCGGCCGGCATCCACCGCTTCATACCGGGATGGAATTTCCGTCTTGCTCGGCTGGCGGCCCTCGCGGATGAGAATCCGGTGCGGTTCGGCGCCGGTTTTGCCGCTATCTCCGCAGCGGCCTACATTCCCCTGCTGCTGACTTATTCTCCGTTCGCATGGATCAATGTCGGCCCGATGGCTTTTCAGCCCACCCGCCCGTTGCACTATCTCGCCTATTTCCTAGCCGGCATGGCGGTCGGGGCGCATGGCCTTGATCGTGGCCTGCTCCGCCCCGACGGGATTCTGGCGCAGCGCTGGATCGTATGGCTCGCCGCAGCTTTTGCCAGCTTCCTGCTGTGGGCTGCGGCGACGTCGGCGACACTGCCGGATTGGGAGAATGCTCCCCTCGCCGCGAAACTGGCGACAGGCACAGGTTTTGCCGTCGCATGTGCGACGAGTTGTCTCTGCTCGCTGGCGATCTGCTTGCGCTTTGCGCATTGGCGCGCGCGGGCGTTCGACAGTCTCTCGGCCAATGCCTACCGCATATATCTGATCCACTACGTATTCGCCGTCTGGCTGCAATACGCGCTGCTCGGCATCGGCTTGTTTGCAATCGGCAAGGCCGTGATCGTATTCTGCGGGACGCTGATCGCGAGTTGGTCCATGGCCGCTGCACTCGGCGGCGCGCTGCCCGTCCTGCGACCGCGCGAGACCGTACGGGAAGCGCGCGGCGCATGA
- a CDS encoding MgtC/SapB family protein, whose amino-acid sequence MDRFQIGVHFVALAAAFALAVPIGWDREKRARSAGLRTFPLVALASCGFVQASEQLMVNSPDGMSKVIEGVITGIGFIGGGAILKQGTTVQGTATAASLWATGAIGVAVGLGSYDVAVTIAAFTFLTLRLLTLVKEERDLQIGQDGESEEKKD is encoded by the coding sequence TTGGACCGGTTTCAAATAGGCGTTCATTTTGTCGCGTTGGCGGCAGCTTTTGCGCTCGCCGTTCCGATCGGCTGGGACCGAGAGAAGCGCGCGCGCAGCGCCGGCCTTCGCACCTTTCCGCTGGTCGCGCTGGCAAGCTGCGGCTTCGTGCAGGCCAGCGAACAATTGATGGTAAATTCTCCCGACGGCATGTCGAAGGTGATCGAAGGGGTGATCACCGGCATCGGCTTCATCGGCGGCGGCGCGATCCTCAAGCAGGGCACCACCGTACAGGGTACGGCGACGGCCGCCAGCCTGTGGGCGACAGGTGCAATCGGCGTTGCCGTCGGGCTTGGCAGCTACGACGTCGCGGTGACGATCGCGGCCTTCACCTTCCTGACGCTGCGGCTGCTCACGCTGGTGAAGGAAGAGCGCGATCTGCAGATCGGCCAGGACGGCGAGAGCGAGGAGAAGAAGGATTGA
- a CDS encoding PilZ domain-containing protein, with product MIVDEQRTKVQREPRRQLRKRPTWMTIDNGVTKIECIVLDVSPGGAKIVTDAAFDIRDSFELALVPEHSTRQSCEVVWRRGKTYGVKFLA from the coding sequence ATGATTGTCGACGAACAAAGGACAAAGGTGCAGCGCGAGCCGCGGCGTCAATTGCGCAAGCGGCCGACATGGATGACGATCGACAACGGGGTGACGAAGATCGAATGCATCGTCCTCGACGTCTCGCCCGGCGGCGCCAAGATCGTGACCGACGCCGCGTTCGATATCAGGGACAGCTTCGAACTGGCGCTGGTGCCCGAACATTCGACACGCCAGTCCTGCGAAGTGGTCTGGCGCCGGGGAAAGACCTACGGCGTGAAGTTCCTGGCCTGA
- a CDS encoding heme-binding protein, whose translation MRRNSLAILAACAAVTVCGQAEAQQSAPPPAPAVPDQMPFDVPYGNSITVDRAAEVVKAVLAEATKSPRNWKLAISVVDTHGELVYFYKMDSTQQASVVISQNKARTSARYRRPTQNINNVLQTPAGAYIITLESPPPAGSPGGFPLIEGGKIIGAIGCSGATGDQDAVACKAGVETIK comes from the coding sequence ATGCGTCGGAATAGTTTGGCGATTCTTGCGGCATGCGCCGCGGTAACTGTCTGCGGTCAGGCTGAAGCCCAGCAATCGGCCCCGCCGCCCGCGCCGGCGGTGCCCGACCAGATGCCGTTCGATGTCCCCTATGGAAATTCGATCACCGTCGATCGCGCCGCCGAGGTCGTCAAGGCAGTGCTTGCCGAGGCCACCAAATCTCCGCGCAACTGGAAGCTCGCGATTTCCGTCGTCGATACCCATGGCGAGCTCGTCTACTTCTACAAGATGGACAGCACCCAGCAGGCGTCGGTGGTGATTTCCCAGAACAAGGCGCGCACGTCGGCTCGCTATCGACGCCCGACCCAGAACATCAACAACGTGCTGCAGACACCAGCCGGCGCCTACATCATCACATTGGAGTCGCCTCCGCCAGCCGGATCACCCGGCGGCTTTCCGCTGATCGAGGGCGGCAAGATTATCGGCGCGATTGGTTGCAGCGGCGCTACCGGCGACCAGGACGCGGTGGCCTGCAAGGCCGGCGTGGAGACGATCAAGTAG